The Vicinamibacteria bacterium genome includes the window GTGACCTCGACGCGCCCATCGTAGCTCAACTCCTGTCGGTCCCCATCGAAGAACCCTCCGGTTCGAAAGCTCAGCGTGCCGGGAACGACTCGCTGTGGACCGAATTCGTACGCGACCCGCACGTCCTGAAAGCGGTACTCCGCCACGGGCAACACGATGCCGTCGGAGATCTCGAACTCCTCTGGCAGGTACTCGAAATCGTTCGTGTAATCGACCCAGGACCGATCGCCGTTCTCGTGCTCGATGCGAAAGGTCCCCTGAATGCGTCTGGTCTCGAGACGACCGTCGTTGTCGGTGATGTGGTCGAGCTCGGACTCGAAGACGAGGCGTCGTATCCATTCGATGGAACGCGGTCGCGGGCTAAACCTCGCGCTGGCGAAGTTTCTGCGGAAAGCCTCCCGCCGCAGAAAGCCGAGCTCCGGTCGGAAGTCGCTGCCTACCTTCAAGTGCTCGAGGGTCAACCCGTACCGGTCGGCGCCGTAGTCGAACTTTCCCGAGTAGGTCGTTGCGTCGTCGTCGAACCCTCCCTCGGTGCCCTCCAGCGGCGGGGTGCGGCTCACGCCGAAAAACCCGTTGAGCCGTACGTTCTGGTAGAAAGCGAAGTTCCCATCGAAGCCCACGACCGAGTTGGCATCGGCACCTTCGGTCAAAGAAGTCGTACGATGAGTGGCGATGAAGCCGATGTCGCTCCTCCTCAAAATGTCCCGACGTAGCCTGAAGACGGAAAAATTGGTCGCGGGTATTCCGGCGGCAGCATCGCCTCGAGTGCCGATGTTGAGGGCACCGATGCGATAGGCCCCGGCGCGGCCCGTCACCCGGCCGCCCACCCGAATTGGATCGATGCCGAAGTCGGTGAGCCCGATGCGGCGACTGAAGAACAGGATCGGGGTCAGGTCGTTGTTCGCATTGCCACGCCGCGCTCGCCGGGCACTCCCATCCTCGATACCGCCGAAGGCGAAAATCCCCTGCCCCTCGAGAAAGAAGTCGCGCTTTTCCGGGAAAAAGAGGCTGAAGCGGGTGAGGTTGATTTCCTCTTCATCCTCCTCGATCTGGGCGAAGTCGGTGTTGTAGGTGAAGTCGGCGACGAGGCCGTTGGTGATGCCGTATTTCGCGTCGAATCCGGCGTCTCCGCCGACCTCGTTCGAGAACGGCTCCTCCGCGGTGTTGTCGGTCGTGAGCGAGGAGAGCCCGTAGGGTTTCAGCTCGATGTTGCGGGAGCTCAGCGGCACTTCGATTCCGACGAGGGTTGCGGCCTCGGAGTACCGGTGAATCCCGCGCCCTCCGTAGGCGGCCGGGATCGGCGAGATGTAGGACACTTCGTTCTTCCATCTCACGGTGCGACGCATCTGAACGCCCCAGATCTGGTCTCTCATCCTCCGGTAGCGCAGGGATTTGAACGGTATGGCCATCTCGAGCGTCCACCCGTTCTCGAACCAGCTGGCTTTCGCGTCCCAGACCGTGTTCCAGTCGGTGTTGCGGGCGAGCCCTTCATCCATGATGGCGAGGTCCCTTATCGCCCCGAGCGGATTCGTCTGGAAGTAGAAGCCGTTTCTGCGGTCGTAAAAGGGGTCGAAAGCGACGACGAAGTTCGAGTTCTGGTTAAGACCATCGTGGTCCCTTCGCATTTCGTTGGCGACGATACGCTCCGGATGGCTGTCCCAGCATCGCGCCGCCACGTAAACGTGGCGGTCGTCGAAGAAGATCCAGGCTTCGGTCTGTTCGGTCGCGAGCTCTCCCTCGTTCGGCTCCTGTTGAATGAAGTCGGTAAAGGGCGGGACCGTCGAGTAGACGGCGTCGTCGAGTTTTCCGTCGACCACGATCGGCTCGTCGAGTCGCGTCGCCCTGAGTGTGGCGCGACCGTTGGCGTCGCGAGTCAGAACCTCGGGCGCTCGAGGGGGCGGTGGGCCGAATATCTCGACGGGCGGCGGTTCGCCTCGGTTCGAGGGATCATCGCGCTCCTGGGCAGAGGCTGTCTCGTCGGCGAGGGGGAAGGACAGACAGGCGGCCAGCGCGACGGGAGACAAGAAAAACTGAAAGAAGCCAGTACGCATCACTACTCGTCGTCACCACCAAGGGCGCGCTCGCTCTCGCCCGTTCGAAAATCCGAGTCGATCCTTCGAGGCTCTTCACCATAAACGCCGTCACCGGTTCACAGCAAGCAAATCTTGCGTGCGGCGCAATTTTTCGAAACGCGGCAGGCCGAACTGTAGAAGTTTGGATCGGCACGATGTAGGATAACTCTCGCATCTCACATCGCCGGAGGTAGGACGACGATGGCCTTCAAGTTTTCTTTCAAAGGGGGGCTCCTCCCAATCCTCGCTTTCGGTGCGCCTCTGGTCGCGATCGCTCTCGTCCAGTACCGGTGGATTCTCGAGCTTCAGACGCGCTCGGAGATGATCGAGAACCAGCGGAACCGTGAAGCCGCTCAACGCACGAAGTCGATTCTGGCGGACGAGATGACGAGAGCGCGCCTCACCGTCTTGCCCGCGGTCGGTCACGCCGACTTGATGTCCCTGGACCTCGAGCCCGTGGCGCAGCTCTTCAAGAGGGGACACGAGCGATTCGCCTACGTCGATCGATTCTTCGTCTGGACCGAGTCGATGCCACACGGAAAAGCACTCTTCTATCATCCCGTCGGCGGCGGTTTCGTATCCGATCCGGAGAGACTGGCCTACTTGCCCGATGAGGTGTGGTTGCTCAGCGAGGGCAAGGGGCGCTGGGGCGAGTTCTTGTGCGCGGGCGAGAATCCCACATGCCAGGTCGTGATCCACCGAATCTTGGACGACGAGGAGAAAACGCTCCAGGGTATTGCAGGCTTCATGGTCGATCGCGTCGGCTTCGCCCGTGACTTCCTTCCCGCGTTCTCCGAGCGGGTCCTCGTACCCGCGGTCCGCGAGTTCTTGGGAGACATGGAAACCCCTTTGACGCTCCTCGGTGAAAACGAAGAGCTCATTATCGGCACGAATGTTACCGGGGCCACGATCGAGTCTGCGGTCGAGATCCCGATGACGTTCACGCTGCCGTCGGAAGGCATCCAGACGACAGACGTACCCCGCTGGCTCCTCTCGGTCGGTCATTCGGACGCCGTCGGAGTGCAGGAGCTCCTTCACCGGGGAGCCCTCGGCAATATCGCGATCGTGGGAGCAGGCCTCATCGTCCTCGCCATCGGCTCGGCTCTGATGGCCCGCTCTTCCGCCCGGGAGGCGAAGCTTTCCGACCTCAAGTCGCGCTTCATTTCGGGTATCTCTCACGAGCTCAAGACTCCGTTGTCGAACATTCGCCTGTACTCGGAGATGCTCGAGCTCGACCGCGTCCCTCGGAAATTGGAGCGCAAGCTCTTTTATCGCTCGCTACGGCAGCAGGCCGAGATCCTCGGCGACATGCTGGAAGAGATCCTGGATTTCTCTCGTCTGGAAGCGGAGCAAAGCGTGACCCGGTTCGAGCCGTGCGATCTCCAGGACATCGTGCAAGAAGCGATCGAGATGAAGGAATGGACTCGCACGCCCCACCCCGTCGACGTCAATCTTCCCGACGCGCTTCCCCGAATCCACGGAAATCACAGTGCCTTGGTGCGGGTCGTCTATAGTCTTCTCGACAACGCCTCCAAATACAGTGGGCCGGACAAGCCCATTGTTCTGGGTGCCCAACGGGAAAATGGTATGGTAGCGATCGAAGTCGCCGACCGGGGTTCTGGGATTCCTCCCGAGGACTTGCCCCACGTGTTCGAACGGTTCTACCGGGGCCAATCTCACGACGATGTCAAGGGCGCGGGATTGGGGCTTTCGATCGCGCAATCGGTGGTGGCCTCTCACGGAGGCCGCATCGAGGTCGAGAGTGAGCTCGGTAAAGGGAGCCGGTTCACGGTAAGGCTCCCGGTGGCTTTCGACGAGGATTGAACGTGAGCCACCACCTTCTGGTGATCGAGGACGAAGCCCAGCTCAGGGACGGTCTGCGGATGAACTTCGAGTTCGAGGGTTACCGCGTCTCCGCGGCAGAAGACGGCGTCACCGGCCTCGAGCTCGCCTTGTCGCTCGTCCCCGACCTCATCATCCTCGACATCATGCTGCCAAGGATGAACGGCTACGACATTTGCCGGCGCATCCGGCGCGCCGGTTTGGACGTTCCCGTCCTCCTCCTGACCGTCAAGAGGGAAGAGGGAGAGCGAGTGCTCGGGTTCGAGGTGGGAGCCGACGACTACGTACTGAAGCCCTTCAGCGTGCGCGAGCTGTCGGCGCGGGTGAAGGCCCTCCTGCGTCGTTCCGGCGCACGGCGGGCCGAGACGCACGTCTTGTCCCTCAGCGGAGTCGAGATCGATCTGGAGCGCCAGGTCGTGCTGAGAAAAGGCAAGCCGGTGCGTCTCTCGTTCCGCGAGTTCGAGGTGCTGCGCTGTCTGGCCGCGCGAATGGGAGAGGTCGTGACCCGCGACGAGCTCCTCGCGGAAGCGCTCGGCTACTCCCCATTGGCGTCATCGCGAGCCGTCGACAACCTCGTCGTGGGTCTTCGGAAGAAGCTGGAAACGAACTACCACAACCCCCGCCACATTCTCACCGCTTACGGAATCGGCTACAAGCTCGTGCCGTAGATCGCCGATCGATCGTCGCACGGCAACGAGTCACGGAACATGCGCCCGATTCAATCGCTCGTATCGCCACGCGGGGCAACGATGAAATTCCGTAGAATGAGTCCACTAGCCCGATTCAACTTATCGGAGCCGAAACTACATTTGTCTACAAGGTATTACATTCCTCGACGCGCCGTCGGCTGAGTGGCGAGTACCATCTCGGCCAAAGGGAGGCTGTGTGTAGAGCCTTCCTGGCTTCATACATCAGGACCTCAGAGGGAGGGCGCCATGGTCCGTTTTCGTACTCTAAAACTCGGAACGATCGTTCTCGGAATGCTGTTTGTATCGTTCATCGCATCCGCGCAGCAGAACACGGAGGTTTCAGGACACGTCACCGATCCCGACGGGCTCGCACTTCCTGGGGTCACCATCACGTTCAAGGAACAAAACACGGGTTTCACCCGCACCGCCGTGACCGCGGGGAACGGCAGTTACATCGTCGGGAACTTGCCGCCGGGCACGTATGACATCGAGGTCCTGATGCAAGGCTTCCAGACCGTGCTCCTGACGGGTTATCAGCTCTCTTCGGGCGCGGAGGTCCAGCAGAACTTCAGCCTGCAGCTGGCTTCGATCGAGGAGGTCATCACCGTCACCGGGGAGTCGCCGCTGGTCGAAGTGACGAGCAACAAGCTCGGGGGAACCTTGAGCGGCCGGGAGATCGATGAAACCCCCTCAAACTTCCGGAACTTCACCGCGCTGACCCAGCTCGTCCCCGGCATGACCCCCAATCCCGCCGGATCCACGTTCGAGGGCGGCCAGGTCAGCGCGAACGGCGCGACCCCCTGGAGCAACGTGTATCAGATGGACGGCTCCTACAACAACGACGACCGTCTCGGCGGAAGCCAGGGAACTCAGGTCCGCATGGTGCTCGACATCATCTCCGAGTATCAGGTACTCGGAAACATGTACGCGGCCGAGTTCGGCGGAGGCGGCGGCGCCATCATCAACATGGTGAGCCGCAGCGGAACCAATGACCTCTCGGGCCGTGTCTATTCGTACTACCGAAACGACTCGTTCTACGCTCGAAGCCCGTTCCTCAACCCCGAAGAGCCCAAGCCGGACGAGAAGACTTTTCAGGGGGGGTTCGGAGTAGGCGGACCCATCGTCAAGGACAAGGCCCACTTCTACTTCAACTACGAACGGGACAACGAGGACCTGGGCGGCCAGAAGAAATTTCCCGCCGAGGCCGCTCCCCTCGCCATCGATCAGGTAGGCTATTTCTCGGTTCGCGCCAACAACTTCTTCGCCCGAGGCGATTACCAGGCCAACCAGGACAACGTCATCAGTGGTCGCTGGGTTCGCGAGACGGCGGACTCGCTGGGTGAGGGTTTCAACCAGAGCAACGAGGTCGTGGACGCCCGGGGCAACGAGAGCGACTTCGACGAGATCTTCAACTTCTCCTGGACATCGATCGTCGGCGACTATGGCTCGAACATCGTGCGCGTCGGGATCATCCGTGAGGAGCTCGGGACGGGCAACCAGAGTTTCTTCGCGGACGGCACGAACTATGTGGGGCTGGCCGGTCAGAGCCAGTTCGGGATCGGCTCGCAGAACGTGCACCCCAGCTATATCACCGGAACGGGTGGAGAGGGAGGCATCACGTCCGTTCGCAGCTACTCGATCGACAACACGTACAGCCACTTCAAGCCGGACTGGTCCGGGGATCACAATTTCAAGTTTGGTGGTGGTGTGAGCTGGAATCGCCTCGTTCCCCGCACGCAGGCGAGCTCCGGGGCCTTCGAGTTCGAGCAGGACGCGCCTTACAACCCCGCGGACCGATCGACTTATCCCCAACAGTTCAATATCAATGTTTGGGATACGAACCAGTACCCCGATGACTTCCCCACGTACAGCTACGACTGGCGTGCGTATTTCTTCTTCCAGGACAAGTGGCAGGCCAACGAGAAGATGACGCTGAATCTGGGCCTGCGGTGGGACACGCAGGGCATCGTTCCCGCGAGCCGGGACGACTTCGCTCCCCGCGTCGGCGTCGCCTACGACATCAAGGGCGACGGCCGAACGGTCGTTCGTGCGGGCTTCGGCCGCTTCTCGGAGTACACGAGGAGCCGACTCGACGTCCGCCTGCAGCAGCGCGGTCTGCTGAACCAATTCCCCGAGCTTTCGGTGACCAACCCCAACAGCGCGGTCTTGAATCCCGACATGATCAACGATTCCGCGGGGAACCCCGGTATCGCC containing:
- a CDS encoding DUF5916 domain-containing protein, which codes for MRTGFFQFFLSPVALAACLSFPLADETASAQERDDPSNRGEPPPVEIFGPPPPRAPEVLTRDANGRATLRATRLDEPIVVDGKLDDAVYSTVPPFTDFIQQEPNEGELATEQTEAWIFFDDRHVYVAARCWDSHPERIVANEMRRDHDGLNQNSNFVVAFDPFYDRRNGFYFQTNPLGAIRDLAIMDEGLARNTDWNTVWDAKASWFENGWTLEMAIPFKSLRYRRMRDQIWGVQMRRTVRWKNEVSYISPIPAAYGGRGIHRYSEAATLVGIEVPLSSRNIELKPYGLSSLTTDNTAEEPFSNEVGGDAGFDAKYGITNGLVADFTYNTDFAQIEEDEEEINLTRFSLFFPEKRDFFLEGQGIFAFGGIEDGSARRARRGNANNDLTPILFFSRRIGLTDFGIDPIRVGGRVTGRAGAYRIGALNIGTRGDAAAGIPATNFSVFRLRRDILRRSDIGFIATHRTTSLTEGADANSVVGFDGNFAFYQNVRLNGFFGVSRTPPLEGTEGGFDDDATTYSGKFDYGADRYGLTLEHLKVGSDFRPELGFLRREAFRRNFASARFSPRPRSIEWIRRLVFESELDHITDNDGRLETRRIQGTFRIEHENGDRSWVDYTNDFEYLPEEFEISDGIVLPVAEYRFQDVRVAYEFGPQRVVPGTLSFRTGGFFDGDRQELSYDGRVEVTSQFAVEPRVALNWVDLVEGSFTAKLVSARVSYAFTPRTFVSSLVQFNSSSDSFSGSVRFRWEYEPGSDFFIVYSEGWNELSGDSFLATRTLAFKLTKLFRF
- a CDS encoding HAMP domain-containing sensor histidine kinase, whose translation is MAFKFSFKGGLLPILAFGAPLVAIALVQYRWILELQTRSEMIENQRNREAAQRTKSILADEMTRARLTVLPAVGHADLMSLDLEPVAQLFKRGHERFAYVDRFFVWTESMPHGKALFYHPVGGGFVSDPERLAYLPDEVWLLSEGKGRWGEFLCAGENPTCQVVIHRILDDEEKTLQGIAGFMVDRVGFARDFLPAFSERVLVPAVREFLGDMETPLTLLGENEELIIGTNVTGATIESAVEIPMTFTLPSEGIQTTDVPRWLLSVGHSDAVGVQELLHRGALGNIAIVGAGLIVLAIGSALMARSSAREAKLSDLKSRFISGISHELKTPLSNIRLYSEMLELDRVPRKLERKLFYRSLRQQAEILGDMLEEILDFSRLEAEQSVTRFEPCDLQDIVQEAIEMKEWTRTPHPVDVNLPDALPRIHGNHSALVRVVYSLLDNASKYSGPDKPIVLGAQRENGMVAIEVADRGSGIPPEDLPHVFERFYRGQSHDDVKGAGLGLSIAQSVVASHGGRIEVESELGKGSRFTVRLPVAFDED
- a CDS encoding carboxypeptidase regulatory-like domain-containing protein, whose protein sequence is MVRFRTLKLGTIVLGMLFVSFIASAQQNTEVSGHVTDPDGLALPGVTITFKEQNTGFTRTAVTAGNGSYIVGNLPPGTYDIEVLMQGFQTVLLTGYQLSSGAEVQQNFSLQLASIEEVITVTGESPLVEVTSNKLGGTLSGREIDETPSNFRNFTALTQLVPGMTPNPAGSTFEGGQVSANGATPWSNVYQMDGSYNNDDRLGGSQGTQVRMVLDIISEYQVLGNMYAAEFGGGGGAIINMVSRSGTNDLSGRVYSYYRNDSFYARSPFLNPEEPKPDEKTFQGGFGVGGPIVKDKAHFYFNYERDNEDLGGQKKFPAEAAPLAIDQVGYFSVRANNFFARGDYQANQDNVISGRWVRETADSLGEGFNQSNEVVDARGNESDFDEIFNFSWTSIVGDYGSNIVRVGIIREELGTGNQSFFADGTNYVGLAGQSQFGIGSQNVHPSYITGTGGEGGITSVRSYSIDNTYSHFKPDWSGDHNFKFGGGVSWNRLVPRTQASSGAFEFEQDAPYNPADRSTYPQQFNINVWDTNQYPDDFPTYSYDWRAYFFFQDKWQANEKMTLNLGLRWDTQGIVPASRDDFAPRVGVAYDIKGDGRTVVRAGFGRFSEYTRSRLDVRLQQRGLLNQFPELSVTNPNSAVLNPDMINDSAGNPGIATLSAAGQAELEALKASLLSGSTFNREPWVDDPNRQMPYMWSWSAGLAHQLTPDLAVSLDYVGNVSRDQLGLIDINEPLVFGVASSRPGVDVFDPNGELIPPEARDTNFQRVYQYTTRDGFFNGDYQSVQIGVTKRFSNRFSMRNAYTIQKSNYVGLSYPEDRKVWQDYDPRLDYGLFEVDRRHVLSLSGTWNPWRGLSIAGIFSFNSATPVNETTGNDDNADRERNDRPIQGLTDDGQPIVSDLDGSTAVKNGIGGEKFTELNLSIRYNFDLTQGMTLGFYWDGYNITNNENLRNPTGNRSSGTFLIPTSANFPRQMQIGVRFTF
- a CDS encoding response regulator transcription factor produces the protein MSHHLLVIEDEAQLRDGLRMNFEFEGYRVSAAEDGVTGLELALSLVPDLIILDIMLPRMNGYDICRRIRRAGLDVPVLLLTVKREEGERVLGFEVGADDYVLKPFSVRELSARVKALLRRSGARRAETHVLSLSGVEIDLERQVVLRKGKPVRLSFREFEVLRCLAARMGEVVTRDELLAEALGYSPLASSRAVDNLVVGLRKKLETNYHNPRHILTAYGIGYKLVP